A single region of the Pseudorhodoplanes sp. genome encodes:
- a CDS encoding beta-1-3, beta-1-6-glucan biosynthesis protein: protein MSVRVLRLLPALCLAGVLAAAGSQPAFAQSGGDQGAADKAKQQPSGEAKKEPSQRKADDLMEVSRQITGPAGNPECVWLGRRVVNLLWRDDMDTAFRHLDLYDRFGCPGGHIQATFRCVVRQGSIDPKAPDTLQGRVNTCWVNPAAPPAPAAAANSPQSGTSTQ from the coding sequence ATGTCCGTTCGCGTCCTGCGCCTCTTACCCGCGCTTTGTCTTGCGGGAGTACTTGCTGCGGCTGGCAGCCAGCCCGCATTCGCCCAGAGCGGCGGCGATCAAGGAGCCGCTGACAAGGCGAAACAACAGCCGAGTGGCGAGGCCAAGAAAGAGCCTTCGCAGCGCAAGGCGGACGACTTGATGGAGGTGTCCCGTCAGATTACCGGCCCGGCGGGCAATCCGGAATGCGTCTGGCTCGGCCGCCGGGTGGTGAATTTGCTCTGGCGCGACGACATGGACACCGCTTTCCGTCATCTTGATCTTTATGACCGCTTTGGATGCCCGGGCGGGCACATTCAGGCGACCTTCCGCTGCGTCGTCAGGCAGGGTTCGATCGACCCGAAAGCACCAGATACCCTGCAGGGACGGGTGAACACCTGTTGGGTCAATCCTGCGGCACCGCCGGCGCCGGCGGCTGCAGCAAATTCACCGCAATCCGGAACATCCACACAGTAA